In a single window of the Tellurirhabdus bombi genome:
- a CDS encoding FG-GAP repeat domain-containing protein, with protein MRICLPHFSYQLLIVYFFIGAACGLLFIGCGQTQDAAQLSGKDLAKTYCASCHQFPEPNLLPKQLWETKILPKMGLRLGILSDTASLANQMTEQEDYQHGIKMGVFPAQPVLARADWLKLVRYYLENAPKELPRQAAKSAIAVALPLFQVHKPKQPLEALITGIGFDSSAQEIILSNRRGLVYWLSPKLQGLDSVSVGSAAASIQARRGGQVDLLSMGIMDPNDDSVGSWMSVQRANKTPKLAVVVPKLHRPVDAAFADFNRDGQEDMVVCQFGHLTGKLSWFERKANTYQEHVLEAVPGARRVVVRDVNRDGWPDLVVLLTQGDEQVAIYYNEKNGTSFRKETVLRFPPVYGSSYFELADIDQDGDEDLIYTNGDNADYSYALKPYHGIRIYQNDGHFRFKQAWFYPLYGATQSQAGDFDGDGDIDFATIAFFPDFAQKPLENFVYFENKGNLKFAPQTFAGSDQGRWLTIKAADVDQDGDLDVLLGSFFRAVSPTPPDFQERWRQAPGVFLLENKRY; from the coding sequence ATGAGAATTTGCCTTCCTCATTTTTCTTACCAATTACTTATTGTTTACTTCTTTATCGGGGCTGCCTGCGGTTTACTATTCATTGGCTGTGGACAAACGCAAGATGCAGCGCAATTGTCCGGTAAAGACTTGGCCAAGACCTATTGCGCCAGCTGTCACCAATTTCCTGAGCCGAATTTACTGCCAAAACAGCTTTGGGAAACAAAAATTCTGCCCAAAATGGGACTGCGGTTGGGCATTCTGTCGGATACCGCTTCACTGGCCAACCAGATGACTGAACAGGAAGACTACCAGCACGGGATTAAAATGGGCGTTTTTCCCGCTCAGCCAGTCTTGGCGCGGGCGGATTGGCTAAAGTTAGTGCGGTATTACCTGGAAAACGCGCCGAAGGAATTGCCCCGTCAAGCGGCCAAATCAGCCATTGCGGTTGCTCTGCCCCTGTTTCAGGTACACAAGCCCAAGCAACCTCTGGAAGCACTGATAACGGGTATTGGGTTCGATTCGAGCGCGCAGGAAATCATTTTGAGTAACCGACGGGGTTTGGTTTACTGGCTCAGTCCGAAGCTACAGGGGCTTGATTCAGTGTCGGTAGGTAGCGCAGCGGCCAGTATTCAGGCGCGTCGGGGCGGACAGGTTGATCTGCTGAGTATGGGCATCATGGACCCCAATGACGATTCTGTCGGAAGCTGGATGTCCGTACAGCGGGCAAATAAAACGCCAAAGCTGGCCGTTGTCGTGCCCAAACTGCATCGTCCGGTTGACGCCGCCTTTGCCGACTTCAACCGAGATGGGCAGGAGGATATGGTTGTTTGCCAATTTGGACACCTGACCGGAAAATTAAGCTGGTTTGAACGAAAAGCGAATACCTACCAGGAGCATGTATTAGAGGCAGTTCCGGGAGCGCGGCGCGTTGTTGTTCGGGATGTGAATCGGGATGGGTGGCCGGATCTTGTTGTCTTGTTGACGCAGGGCGACGAGCAGGTAGCTATTTACTACAATGAAAAAAATGGCACTTCGTTTCGGAAAGAAACGGTTTTGCGCTTTCCGCCGGTATACGGGTCCAGTTATTTCGAACTGGCTGATATAGACCAGGATGGGGATGAAGATTTGATTTATACCAATGGCGACAATGCCGACTATTCGTATGCGCTGAAGCCTTACCACGGAATTCGTATCTACCAGAATGACGGCCATTTCCGCTTCAAACAAGCCTGGTTTTATCCCCTGTACGGCGCGACTCAAAGCCAGGCCGGGGATTTTGACGGTGACGGTGATATTGATTTTGCGACTATTGCCTTTTTTCCGGACTTTGCCCAGAAGCCGCTGGAGAATTTTGTTTATTTTGAGAACAAGGGAAATCTGAAATTTGCGCCTCAAACCTTCGCCGGTTCAGACCAGGGCCGCTGGTTAACCATAAAGGCGGCCGATGTTGATCAGGATGGTGATTTAGATGTATTACTGGGGTCTTTTTTCCGGGCTGTCAGCCCTACGCCCCCTGATTTTCAGGAGCGTTGGCGACAAGCACCTGGTGTTTTTTTGCTAGAAAATAAGCGATATTAA
- a CDS encoding DUF3291 domain-containing protein yields the protein MDVLSEKKQPVVTFTILRYSLRYRYRAFANMGRWIWQPFQTKGLGFQKLMGSGKSFGLIPDFSTYVFLAVWDTPEAARQFFTSAAWSQYVTGTTETGTLWLQPLRSHGSWDGSDPFPKGQPIAAQDAAKPILVLTRATIRTGALLDFWRYVPQARAHLKKHDSALLFAIGVGEKPVVQQCTISIWNDPKVIEQFAYRQSGHKEIVQRTRTKRWYKEELFARFVVIDSEGFFANILDQTKQKIFTETN from the coding sequence ATGGACGTCCTATCTGAGAAAAAGCAACCTGTTGTTACGTTTACCATCTTGCGGTATTCTTTACGCTACCGATACCGGGCTTTTGCCAACATGGGACGCTGGATTTGGCAACCTTTCCAAACGAAAGGACTCGGCTTTCAAAAATTGATGGGAAGTGGGAAAAGCTTTGGTTTGATACCTGATTTCTCAACCTATGTATTTTTGGCCGTTTGGGATACGCCCGAAGCAGCCCGCCAATTTTTTACCTCGGCTGCCTGGAGCCAGTATGTAACAGGCACTACTGAAACAGGGACACTATGGTTGCAGCCGCTTCGCTCGCATGGCAGTTGGGACGGTAGCGATCCTTTCCCGAAAGGCCAACCCATCGCAGCGCAGGATGCTGCTAAACCCATTCTGGTCCTCACGCGTGCGACCATCCGCACGGGTGCTTTACTCGATTTCTGGCGGTATGTTCCACAGGCACGTGCGCACTTAAAAAAGCACGACTCCGCCTTACTCTTTGCTATTGGCGTTGGAGAAAAGCCTGTTGTTCAGCAGTGTACAATAAGTATCTGGAACGATCCTAAAGTCATTGAACAATTTGCTTACCGGCAAAGCGGCCATAAAGAAATTGTTCAACGCACAAGAACAAAACGCTGGTATAAAGAAGAGTTATTTGCGCGTTTTGTCGTAATCGATAGTGAAGGGTTTTTCGCTAACATTCTGGATCAAACGAAGCAAAAAATCTTTACCGAAACGAATTAG
- a CDS encoding aspartate carbamoyltransferase catalytic subunit: MQHLSVRHLLGIKNLTENDIQLILETAGQFKEVINRPIKKVPSLRDVTIANVFFENSTRTRLSFELAEKRLSADVVNFSASGSSVKKGETLLDTVNNILAMKVDMIVMRHSSPGAPHYLSTRIAANVVNAGDGTHEHPTQALLDSFSIRQKLGDVAGKRVAIIGDILHSRVALSNIFCLQKQGAEVMVCGPTTLIPKYISALGVKISHNVREALQWCDVANVLRIQLERMQIKYFPSLREYSLYFGISKKLLDELDRPIVLMHPGPINRGVELTSDAADSHHSIILDQVENGVAVRMAVLYQLAQL; the protein is encoded by the coding sequence ATGCAACATCTCAGCGTTCGACACCTGCTGGGTATTAAAAACCTGACCGAAAATGATATCCAGCTTATTCTGGAAACGGCGGGTCAGTTCAAAGAAGTCATCAACCGCCCCATTAAAAAAGTGCCTTCGCTGCGCGATGTGACGATTGCGAACGTTTTCTTCGAGAATTCAACGCGGACGCGGCTTTCTTTTGAATTGGCGGAAAAGCGTCTTTCGGCGGATGTCGTTAATTTTTCGGCCTCGGGAAGCTCCGTCAAAAAAGGGGAAACATTGCTGGATACGGTCAATAATATCCTGGCGATGAAAGTTGATATGATTGTGATGCGCCATAGCAGCCCGGGCGCTCCGCATTACCTGTCGACCCGCATTGCGGCCAATGTGGTTAATGCGGGTGACGGAACGCACGAACACCCCACGCAAGCCCTGCTTGATTCTTTTTCGATCCGGCAAAAACTAGGGGACGTGGCCGGAAAACGCGTGGCCATCATCGGTGATATTCTGCACTCCCGCGTGGCCTTATCGAATATTTTTTGCCTACAGAAGCAAGGGGCAGAGGTGATGGTATGTGGGCCAACAACCCTGATACCCAAATACATTTCTGCGTTAGGTGTGAAAATATCGCACAATGTCCGGGAAGCGTTGCAATGGTGTGACGTAGCCAATGTATTGCGCATTCAGTTGGAGCGGATGCAGATCAAATACTTTCCTTCGCTGCGGGAATACTCGCTGTATTTTGGGATTAGCAAAAAATTGCTGGACGAGCTGGACCGGCCCATTGTATTGATGCACCCCGGCCCGATCAATCGCGGCGTGGAATTAACCTCCGACGCGGCAGATTCCCACCACAGCATTATCCTCGATCAGGTTGAAAACGGCGTTGCCGTTCGGATGGCCGTTTTGTACCAATTGGCTCAATTGTAA
- a CDS encoding NAD(P)H-dependent glycerol-3-phosphate dehydrogenase, which yields MNQPARITVVGGGSWATALIKMLSESNVQIRWWMRSKTDADHIKKFHHNPSYLSDVQISSRKVRVCMKIKEALRDSQYVILAVPAAFVSEALKGLKAENFADKCIVSAIKGMVPEKNVLVTDWMEQEFDVPAQKLAVIAGPCHAEEVALEKHSYLTIASTGLDCAASVAELLSCRFVQASPIDDIYGVEYCAVMKNIIALACGITHGLGFGDNFQAVLVSNAMQEIKRFVDAIYPKHRDLSGSAYLGDLLVTAYSPFSRNRTFGHLIGRGYSVQSAQMEMNMIAEGYYAAKSIHVINQHYKVDMPITNMVYNILYEKASPVAETSALRALLK from the coding sequence ATGAATCAACCCGCTCGAATAACGGTCGTAGGAGGAGGTAGCTGGGCCACCGCTCTCATTAAAATGCTTTCGGAAAGTAATGTGCAGATTCGCTGGTGGATGCGAAGCAAAACCGACGCCGACCACATCAAAAAATTTCATCACAATCCGAGTTACCTCAGCGACGTTCAGATTAGCTCGCGCAAGGTGCGGGTCTGTATGAAGATCAAGGAAGCCTTGCGGGATAGTCAGTACGTTATTCTAGCCGTACCTGCGGCCTTCGTCAGCGAAGCATTGAAAGGATTAAAAGCCGAAAATTTCGCGGATAAGTGCATTGTATCGGCCATCAAAGGCATGGTTCCCGAAAAGAATGTGCTGGTGACCGATTGGATGGAGCAGGAGTTCGACGTTCCAGCGCAAAAACTGGCGGTCATCGCGGGTCCTTGCCACGCCGAAGAAGTAGCGCTGGAAAAGCATTCCTACCTAACTATTGCCTCAACCGGCCTTGACTGCGCCGCCAGCGTAGCCGAACTGCTGAGCTGCCGGTTTGTTCAGGCCTCTCCCATCGATGATATTTACGGGGTTGAGTATTGCGCCGTCATGAAGAACATCATTGCCCTCGCCTGCGGAATCACCCACGGTTTGGGCTTCGGTGATAATTTTCAGGCTGTTTTGGTGTCCAATGCCATGCAGGAAATCAAGCGGTTTGTCGATGCTATTTATCCCAAACACCGTGATTTAAGTGGTTCGGCCTACCTGGGTGATTTGCTGGTAACGGCTTACTCTCCCTTCAGCCGGAATCGTACGTTTGGCCACCTGATCGGGCGCGGCTACAGCGTGCAGTCGGCCCAAATGGAAATGAACATGATTGCCGAAGGCTACTACGCGGCAAAAAGCATTCACGTCATCAATCAGCATTACAAAGTCGATATGCCAATCACGAATATGGTTTATAATATTCTCTACGAGAAAGCGTCGCCTGTTGCCGAGACAAGTGCGTTAAGGGCGCTTCTTAAATAA
- a CDS encoding efflux RND transporter periplasmic adaptor subunit, whose protein sequence is MKRKSNRIWWILGGIVVLLIAGLVGAKQAGLIGQTKPTEVDFAAVKRADIIERVSASGRVQPEVEVKISPDVSGEIIGLYVAEGDSVKQGQLLVKIRPDNYESLLARARATVNSSRAQYEQSKALVSQSEARLVRAKANYERQRKLLAEKVIPTSDFEQAEADYNVAKQDVESAQANVRAAQFNIQGADASLRDANENLRKTTIYAPVNGTVSKLNIELGERVVGTSQMAGTEIMRIANLNNMEVRVNVNENDIVRVSLGDSVDIDVDSYSTTGRKFKGLVTEIANTANGLGSSTSAASASLSTDAVTEFEVRIKVLNSSYKDLLTQKGRKTSPLKPGMTASVEVITERKTKVLAIPIAAVTTRGAAQEAMNATPNQEGNNNKPEESKAAPAKKEEIKEIVFVNENGKAVQREVKTGISDFENIEIVSGLKEGDQIVSGPFIAVSKKLNSGDAIAKRDPNKNKKPEKEAEN, encoded by the coding sequence ATGAAGCGTAAATCAAATCGTATCTGGTGGATTCTGGGTGGTATTGTCGTGCTACTCATTGCCGGCCTAGTAGGCGCCAAACAAGCTGGCTTGATTGGCCAGACCAAACCGACAGAAGTTGACTTTGCGGCAGTTAAAAGAGCCGACATTATCGAACGTGTTAGCGCTTCCGGACGCGTTCAGCCGGAAGTTGAAGTAAAAATAAGCCCGGACGTTTCTGGTGAAATTATTGGGCTGTATGTCGCGGAAGGTGATTCGGTGAAGCAAGGACAGTTGTTAGTCAAAATTCGACCAGACAACTACGAATCCCTCCTGGCCCGCGCCCGCGCTACGGTGAACTCCAGTCGGGCCCAGTACGAGCAGTCGAAAGCGCTGGTTTCTCAGTCGGAAGCACGCCTTGTTCGCGCCAAGGCCAATTATGAACGCCAGCGTAAACTGTTGGCCGAAAAAGTAATTCCAACGTCTGATTTTGAGCAGGCTGAGGCTGACTATAACGTTGCCAAACAGGATGTAGAATCCGCGCAGGCAAACGTTCGAGCAGCTCAGTTTAACATTCAGGGTGCTGATGCCAGCTTGCGGGATGCTAACGAGAACCTGCGGAAAACGACCATCTATGCGCCCGTGAACGGAACGGTTTCCAAGTTAAATATTGAGTTGGGTGAGCGCGTGGTAGGTACATCGCAAATGGCGGGTACGGAAATCATGCGGATCGCTAACCTTAATAATATGGAAGTTCGGGTTAACGTCAACGAAAACGATATTGTCCGGGTTAGTCTGGGCGATTCGGTTGATATCGACGTAGACTCGTACTCCACTACCGGCCGCAAGTTCAAAGGGCTCGTTACCGAAATTGCGAACACCGCCAACGGTTTGGGTAGTAGCACCTCCGCGGCCAGTGCTTCGCTGTCAACTGATGCCGTTACGGAGTTTGAAGTGCGTATCAAAGTTTTGAATAGCTCATACAAAGATTTACTGACGCAGAAAGGTCGAAAAACATCGCCCCTCAAACCGGGTATGACCGCTTCGGTGGAAGTGATTACCGAACGGAAAACCAAAGTGCTGGCCATTCCGATTGCGGCGGTTACTACGCGGGGAGCGGCGCAGGAAGCCATGAATGCCACGCCTAACCAGGAGGGCAATAACAACAAACCCGAGGAGTCAAAAGCTGCGCCGGCCAAGAAAGAGGAAATCAAGGAAATCGTTTTTGTCAACGAAAATGGGAAGGCGGTTCAGCGGGAAGTTAAAACGGGCATCAGTGATTTCGAAAACATTGAAATTGTTTCTGGCTTGAAAGAAGGCGATCAAATTGTCTCGGGGCCCTTCATAGCGGTCTCGAAAAAGCTGAACAGCGGCGATGCGATTGCCAAACGCGATCCGAATAAGAATAAAAAGCCTGAGAAAGAAGCTGAAAACTGA